The Streptomyces nigra genome includes the window GGGCGACGACCTCGCCCCCCTCGTCCTCGGCGAACAGCACGTACTCCGGGAACTCGGCGGGTATCCGCCCGTAGTGGCTGTTCCCCACGAGATCGTGCAGCACGATCTCCGGCCAGCTGTCCGCCATCCCCAGCACCGCCGCCACCCGCTCGGGCCGCTCGGCGAGACTCCACACCTTGGTCTCCATGCGGGTCACGGTAGGTCGGGCGGTGAGGGCGGCAAAGTCCTTTTCCGCGGGCCGTTTCAGGGGCTGATTCAGGGACCGTCTCAGCCGCCGCACTGGCGCAGCATCATCTCCTTGTCCGCCTTCGTCACCGGCGGTTCGTACTTGAGGGAGACCTGGGCGAAGCGGACCGCGTACGAGCACCGGATCGGCTTGCTCGGCGGCAGCCAGGAGGCGGGTCCCGAGTCGCCCTTGGAGCTGTTGGTGGGGCCGTCGACAGGGAGCAGGTTGAGCGGGTCGTTGGCGATGTCCTGCCGTTTGCCCTCCGGCCACCGGGAGGCGCCCATCTGCCAGTCGTAGGACAGCGGCATGACGTGGTCGATCTGCACACTGGTGGCCTTGGACTTGGTCCACTCGATGGTCCGGCCCGTGTACGGGTCGTCCAGCGTCATCGACATCACCACACAGTCGGAGCCGGAACGGAAGCGGACGCCCTGGCCGTCGCGCTTCAGGAGGTCGTTGCGCGTGTCGCAGCCGTTGCGGGAGAACGGGACTCCGCCGGGTGCCGAGTCCATCCACGCGTAGCCGAACGCTTCGCGTTCGTAGCCGGTTCTCGGGCCGCGGCCCTTTGTCGCGACCTTCTCGATGAGGGCGCGGGCCTCGGCCCGGTCGGCGTCCGAGGTGAGAGGCGCAAGGCCCGGCTTCGTGCCGTCCGGGTTGTCCAGCGGGCTCGTGGCGCGGCCCGATCCCGCGGCCGGGCCGGCGCCGGACGTGCCGTCCGGTGCGGGCAGCTCGACGTTCTCGCAGCCTCCCAGCAACAGTGCCGTACCGAGCACCGCCGCGGCGGTCGCCGCCCCACCCCTCAGACGCCTCACCGTGCGGTCCCTCCCCTGGCCTGCCCGGACGCCCCGGGGCCATGACTCTCTTCCCCGGATTTCCGGGCGTGCACACCGTAGCCGCCCGGCGCATCGGGGTATCCGGGAGGTCCAGACCAGAAACCGGCCAAGTGCGCATTGCACGCAAGTCGGGCGTATCGTCGATCGTGAGTCACTCGGGAAGGAGCTCTGGATGGGCATCTTCGACAGGTTCAAGAGCAACCGCCATGCGCAGGGCAAGGCCGGGGGCATGTCCGACGCCGCGGAGCGAAAGGTCAACGAGAAGACGGGCAACAAGTACGAGAGCCAGGTCGACGACGCTCAGCAGCGGATCGAGCGCCAGGCAGGCATGGACCGCGACAAGCCCGACCAGCCGTGAGGCCGTAGACCCACGCCCAGCCCGAGAGAGCCGTCCGCGGACCCAGTCGACTTCCGCGGACGGCTTCGCGTGAGCGGGAGCGCTAGCGGGGGCGGGAGCGAGGGCGAGGGTGAGGGCGGCTGACCGACCGTCAGGCCGCCCGTCCGACCATGGCTCAGACCTTGCCGATCCCCAGCGTGTTCTCAGACGGCAGCAGCCCCGAGGACAGCACCGCCACCCAGAAGTCGCCGAGCAGTTCCACGAGGCGGTCCACCTCCGTCACCGTGAGCGCCTGCCAGGGTGCGGCGGCGAGGCGATCCGTGTCCGCCTCAACCTTGCGGCGCAGCGCGCGGCCCGCGTCCGTGGCCACACCGTTCCCGTCGACCAGGCCCCGGGTCACAAGGCGTTCCCGCGCCGCCGCCCACTCCTCGGCGCTCCAGCCACGGCTCTCGAAGCGCTCCACGGACGCGGCCCCTGTCGCGGCGAAGGACACGAGCGACTCGACGGGGTCCAGGCCGGCCACCAGCAGGGCGGCTATATGGCCGTCGCCCCGATGCTCGCGCAGGATCGTCGCCGCGTGCCAGAGCTGGAGGTGCGGGGCCTCCGGCCACTCCAGGGCGGCGTTGGCCGCCGCGAGCGGACGGCCCGCGGTGTCCGCCGCCTCCGCCGCGCGCCGGACCAGGGCCGTAAGCTCGGCCGGCCCGGGACCGTCCACCCGGTCGCCGAACAGCCTGCGGTAGAGCCGGTCGATCCCGGTGACCCGAGCCCGCAGCACCGCCTCCGGGCCCGCCGTCTTCCACGCGGGCTCGATGTGTTCGGCGACCATGCGCGGGCTGAAGCTGTAGAACGCGGACGCGACGCTCTCCACGCCGACCGCTCCCAACGGGGCGGCCCGGAACGGGAAGTAGCTCGGCCAGCGCTCGTCGGTCGCGTATCCGAGCGCCGCCGCCTCCTCGAACACCTCGGGCGCGTAGTACATCACCGCGTGCAGCGGCTCCAGCAGATGCCAGAGCTGTCGCACCCGACCGGCGTCCATCCCGGCGCTCACCCCGCCGCCCTGCTCCACCGAGTCGCCCACCAGACCATCAGCCATGACGCGCCCCCATTCGACGTCCCGAGCGCCGAGCCACCCGGTCCCGTGACCTCACGGCCCATCCCGGCCCCCGCGCTCCTCAACTTGACACTGACAAGATTGCCCGACCAGCCCTGAACTTGTCAATGACTAGATACCGAGAACTTGTCACCGTCTAGATGCGGCGTACGCTGCTGTCATGCCGCAGCAGCCCGCTCGCCAGAGCCAGACCTCTCCCCGCCGCCCGTACCACCACGGCGATCTGCGCCGGGCCGTCCTCACCGCCGCGCTCGACGTCATCGCCTCCGACGGCCCGTCCGCGCTCAGCCTGCGCGACCTCGCCCGCCGTGCCGGTGTCTCGCACGCCGCGCCGGCGCATCACTTCAAGGACCGCACCGGACTGCTCACGGCGATCGCCGCCGAAGGGTTCGGGCTGCTGGCGGCGGCGCTGGCCGAGGCGGCCGACCTGCGGGACGCGGGCGTGCGCTACGTCCGCTTCGCCCGCGAACACCCCGCGCACTTCCAGGTGATGTTCACGCCGGGGCTGCTGCGCGCCGACGATCTGGAACTGGCCACGGCCCGCACCCTCGCCGGTGACGCCCTGCGGGGCGCCGTCTCCGGTGTGCGCCCGGAGGAGTTCGGCATCGACGCCCGGATGGCCGGGGTCGCCGCGTGGTCCCTGGCCCACGGCTTCGCCACACTGCTCCTCAGCCACAACCTGGACGGCCCGGTCGGCGACCAGGACCCGGAGGAGGCCTTCCGGGCCCTGGCGGCGACCCTCTTCCGTCACACCGACTGAGCCAGGCAGCCAGTCAGGCCGGATCCATCTGGGTCAGGACCCCAGCACCGAAGTGAGGAACTCCCCGACCCAGCCCAGCAACTCCCGCCCGACCAGCGGCTTTCCGCCGACCTTCGCGGTCTTCGGGCGCGGCACCAGCACCTGGTGCACCGACGGCTTGATGACCGTGCCCGGGTACAGCCGCTTGAGCCGCAGCTCCTGCGACTCGCGCAACTCCACCGGTGCGAACCGGATGTTGTTGCCCTGCAGCACGACCTCGCCGACGCCGCACGCACGCGCCAGCATCCGCAGCCCGGCCACCAGCAGAAGGTTCTCCACCGGCTCGGGCAACTTGCCGTAGCGGTCGACGAGTTCCTCGCGGACGGCCTTGACGTCCTCCTCCGTGTTGGCGGAGGCGATGGCGCGGTACGCCTGGAGGCGCAGCCGCTCGCCGGGCGCGTAGTCGTGCGGGACGTGCGCGTCGACGGGGAGCTCGATCTTGACCTCCAGCGGCGGCTCCTCCTCCACGCCGCCCTCCAGCGAGGCGCGGTAGTCGGCCACCGCCTCGCCGACCATGCGGACGTAGAGGTCGAAGCCGACGCCCGCGATGTGCCCGGACTGCTCGCCGCCCAGCAGGTTTCCGGCGCCGCGGATCTCCAGGTCCTTCATGGCCACGTACATGCCCGCGCCCATCTCGGTGTGCTGGGCGATGGTGGCGAGCCGTTCGTGCGCGGTCTCCGTGAGCGGCTTCTCCGGCGGGTACAGGAAGTAGGCGTAGCCGCGCTCGCGGCCCCGGCCGACGCGGCCGCGCAGCTGGTGCAGCTGGGAGAGGCCGAAGTTGTCGCCGCGCTCCACGATCAGGGTGTTGGCGTTGGAGATGTCGATGCCGGACTCGACGATCGTCGTGGAGACGAGGACGTCGAACTTCTTCTCCCAGAAGTCGACCACGACCTGCTCCAGCGCCTGCTCCGACATCTGCCCGTGGGCGGTCGCGATCCGCGCCTCGGGGACGATCTCGCGCAGCCGGGCGGCGGCCCGGTCGATCGACTCGACGCGGTTGTGGATGTAGAAGACCTGGCCCTCGCGCAGCAGCTCACGGCGGATCGCCGCGCCGATCTGCTTCTCCTCGTACGGTCCGACGAAGGTGAGCACCGGGTGCCGCTCCTCCGGCGGGGTGGTGATCGTGGACATCTCGCGGATGCCGGTGACCGCCATCTCCAGCGTTCTCGGGATCGGGGTCGCGGACATCGTCAGGACGTCGACGTTGGCGCGCAGCTTCTTCAGCTGCTCCTTGTGCTCGACGCCGAAGCGCTGCTCCTCGTCGACGATGACCAGACCGAGGTCCTTGAACTTGGTCTCGGACGAGAACAGCCGGTGGGTGCCGATGACGACGTCCACCGAACCGTCGCGCAGCCCCTCCAGGACCGCCCTCGCCTCCGTGTCGGTCTGGAAGCGGGACAGCGCGCGCACGTTGACCGGGAACTGCGAGTAGCGCTCGGAGAACGTGCCGAAGTGTTGCTGGACCAGCAGGGTCGTCGGCACGAGCACGGCGACCTGCTTGCCGTCCTGGACCGCCTTGAAGGCGGCGCGCACCGCGATCTCCGTCTTGCCGTAGCCGACGTCGCCGCAGATCAGGCGGTCCATCGGGACCGACTTCTCCATGTCCTCCTTGACCTCGGCGATCGTCGTCAGCTGGTCCGGGGTCTCGGCGTACGGGAAGGCGTCCTCAAGCTCGCGCTGCCACGGGGTGTCGCCGCCGAAGGCGTGGCCCGGCGCGGCCATGCGCGCGCTGTACAGCTTGATCAGGTCGGCCGCGATCTCCTTCACGGCCTTCTTCGCGCGGGCCTTCGTCTTCGTCCAGTCGGCGCCGCCGAGGCGGTGCAGGGTGGGCGCCTCGCCGCCGACGTACTTGGTGATCTGCTCCAGCTGGTCGGTGGGGATGTAGAGCCGGTCGCCGGGCTGGCCGCGCTTGGCGGGGGCGTACTCCACGACCAGGTACTCGCGGGTCGCGCCCTGCACGGTGCGCTGCACCATCTCGATGTACCGGCCGACGCCGTGCTGCTCGTGGACGATGTAGTCGCCCGCCTCCAGGGTGAGCGGGTCGATGGTCTTGCGGCGGCGGGCCGGCATCCGGGCGCCCTCGCGGCCGGCCGCCTTCTGCCCGGTCAGGTCGGTCTCGGTGAGGACGGCCAGGCCGAGCGCGGGGTCCACGAAGCCGTAGTCGATACAGCCGCAGGCGACGTGCACGACGGACGGGGAGATCTCGTCCAGGTCGATGGTCAGACGGGCCGGGACGCCCTCGCCGCCGAGCACCTCGACGGTGCGGGCCGCCGGGCCGTGGCCCTCGGTCACGAAGACCGTGCGCCAGCCGTCGGCGAGCCAGCCCTTGGTGTCGGCCAGCGCCTTCGCGGTGTCGCCGCGGTAGGCCTCGGGGGCGCGCATGCCCAGCTTGAGGGTGTCCGCGTCGAGCTCGTCGTCGGCGGCGAACGGCGACACCGACCACCACATCATGTCCAGCTCGCGGGCCCGGTCGCGGACGTCCGCGATGGACCACAGGGAGGCCGCGCCGACGTCGATGGGGGCCTCGCCACCGCCCGCGGTGGCCGCCCAGGACGCCTGCAGGAACTCCTGCGAGGTCGCCACCAGGTCGGCGGCGCGGGTGCGGACCCGCTCGGGGTCGGCGACGACGGCCATGGACCCCTTGGGCAGGACGTCGAGCAGCAGCTCCATGTCGTCGACGAGGACCGGCGCCAGGGACTCCATGCCCTCGACGGCGATGCCCTCGGCGATCTTGCCGAGCAGCTCGCCCAGCTCCGGGTGCTGCTCGGCGAGCACGCGCGCCCGCTCGCGCACCTCGTCGGTGAGCAGCAGCTCGCGGCAGGGCGGCGCCCACAGGCCGTGCTCGGCGACCTCCAGAGAGCGCTGGTCGGCGACCTTGAAGTACCGGATCTCCTCGACGTCGTCGCCCCAGAACTCGATGCGCAGGGGGTGTTCCTCGGTGGGCGGGAAGACGTCGAGGATGCCGCCGCGCACGGCGAACTCGCCGCGCTTCTCGACGAGCTCCACGCGCGCGTAGGCGGCGGCCGCGAGGGCGTCCACCACGGCGTTCAGATCGGCGGTCTGACCGCTGCGCAGCGCGACGGGCTCCAGGTCGCCGAGGCCCTTGACCTGCGGCTGGAGGACGGAGCGCACGGGGGCCACCACCACGGAGACCGGTCCGGTCTCCGGGTCGTCGGGCCGGGGGTGGGCGAGCCGGCGCAGCACGGCCAGGCGGCGGCCCACGGTGTCGCTGCGGGGGCTGAGGCGCTCGTGGGGCAGGGTCTCCCAGGAGGGGTACTCCACGACGCCCTGCTCGGGCAGCAGGGAGCGCAGCGCCGCCGCGAGGTCCTCGGCCTCCCGGCCGGTCGCGGTGACGGCGAGGACGGTGCGGCCGGACTCGCGCGCGAGGGCCGCGATCGCGAAGGGGCGGGCCGCCGGGGGGCCGACCAGGTCGACGTGCATGCGGTTGCCGTCCGCGGCCGCCGTGATCGCTTCCGCCAGGGCGGTGTCCTTGACTACGGCGTCGAGCAGACCGTGCAGACTCATGGAGGGCGCTTTCCGTCCAAAGGGATGGGCAACACGAAGGGCCCGACACGTTGGGACGGGCCGGGTGTTCCAGCGTACGTCGCCACAGACCCGGACGTCGGAGCCTGTGGACAACCCACGATCACCCCGCGGGCTCCGGACGCGAGGGCCTGTGGACAACCCCGCCCACCCCACCCGACCCGGGACACGGGAGCCCGCGCACACCCCGCGCCCACCCCACCCGACCGGGACACCGCAGCCCGCGGACAAACCCACGATCACCCCGCGGCCCGACCCCGGTCGCCGGACCCCGCGCACAACCCACGCCACCCCACCCACCCCCGGACACCGGATCCGGTGCACACCCCACGACCACCCCACCCCCCGGCGGGCAATCCCACCCCGCCCCACCCCCCGGCCCCCCTCCCCCGTCCACGTAAAGTCCCCCCATGCCCACCCGTGCCGCCGCCTCGAACCAGGACGCCTCCTCGGACCCCGCGATAGCCGTAACCGGCCCGCGTGCCGGGGAGTCGCCGGTGCCCGGAGCGGGCCGGTGGGACGCCTGGGTGCTGGCCGGTGTGCTGTTCGCCGGGTACGCGATCGTCTCCGTGGGGCGGTACCGCCATCTGGGGCAGCGCTCGTGGGACCTCGGCATCTTCGAGCAGGTCGTGCGCTCCTACGCGCACCTCCAGGCGCCGGTCGCCGATCTGAAGGGCCCGGGGTTCAACATCCTCGGTGACCACTTCAGCCCGGTGACCGTGCTCCTTGCACCGCTCTACCGGCTGTTCCCGTCCTCCGTCACCCTGCTCGTCGCGCAGGCGGCGCTGTTCGCGCTGTCCGCCGTCCCGGTCGCCCGGGCCGCCGCCCGGCTGCTGGGCCGCGGGCGCGGGCTGGCGGTCGGCGTCTCGTACGGGCTGTCCTGGGGCATCCAGGAGGCCGTCGACTTCGACTTCCACGAGATCTGCTTCGCGGTGCCGCTGATCGCCTTCGCGCTGGAGGCGCTGCTGGCCCGGCGCTGGCGGGCCGCCCTGCTGTGGGCGCTGCCGCTGGTCCTCGTGAAGGAGGACCTGGGGTTCACGCTGAGCGCCCTCGCCGTGGTCGTCGCCTGGCGGGCGCGCGGCACCTCCCCGCGCGCGGCCCGGTACGCGGCCGGTGTCGCCGTGTTCGGTGCCGTCGCCGTCGCCCTCACCCTGCTGGTGCTGATACCGGCGTTCAACTCGGCGGGCTCCTACGACTACTGGAACAAGGTGGGCGAATCGGGCGGCGGGGGGCCGCTGGACGGTCTGGACACCAAGCTCCGCACCCTCGGCTGGATCCTGATCCCGACGACCGGGCTGCTCGCCCTGCGCTCCCCACTGCTGCTGGTGGCGCTGCCCACCGTCGGCTGGCGGTTCGTGTCCTCCTACCCGCAGTACTGGGGGACGGACTGGCACTACAGCGCCGTCCTGATGCCGGTCGTCGCGCTCGCCCTCGTCGACGCCGTGCACACCGCCCGAAACAGCCCGCTGCCGTGGCTCAGGTCGTACGCCCAGCACCTTCCGGCCGCCGTCGCGGGCGCCTCCCTGGCGCTGACGACCTCGCTGCCGCTGGCCGCCGTGACCGAGACCGAGATCTACCGCAAGCCGGAGCGGGTCACCGCGATCGAGCGGCTGCTCGACACCGTCCCGGACGGCGCGTCCGTCGAGGCGAACATCGCCCCGATCAGCCGGCTCACCTCGCGCTGCCGGGTGTTCTGGGTCAGCAACACCCAGGGCGTCGAGCCGGACTACATCGCCCTGGACAACTCGCGCAAGCGCCACCGCGACGTCGAGGCCTACGCCGGACGTCTGCATCCCGGTGTCCGGTACACCGTCCGGGGCACGGCCTACGGGGTCGTCCTGCTGGAGCGGCAGGGCGGCTGACGGGTCGGACGCGGCCCGGCCCGGAGGGTGTGTCCCTCCGGGCCGGGCCCGTCCCCCGCAACCCCCGTGTGCGGTGGCTACTCGGTCGCGATGGCGTTGAGGACGTTCATCCGGCCCGCCCGGAACGCCGGGACGAGGGCGGCGAACAGTCCCACGAAGGCCGATCCGACGAACACCCCGGCGATCGTCGGCCACGGGATGTCGAGGACGTTCAGGCCCTCCAGGGCGAGCAGCCGCTGGGCGGTCGCGCCCCAGCCCATGCCCAGTCCGAGGCCCAGCAGGGCGCCGAAGAGGGCGATCACCACGGACTCCATGCGGATCATGCGGCGCAGCTGCCGGCGGGAGAGGCCGATGGCGCGCAGCAGGCCGATCTCCCGGGTCCGCTCGACCACCGAGAGGGCCAGGGTGTTCACCACACCGAGGACGGCCACGATGATCGCCAGGGCCAGCAGGCCGTAGACCATGTTCAGGAGCTGGCCGACCTGGTCCTTCAGCTCCTCCTTGTAGTCGGTCTGGTCGCGGACCTGGTACTGCGGGTACGGGTCGAGCGCCTTCTTCAGGGCCGCGTAGGCGGCGTCCTGCTTGCCGTCCTCCGCCTTGGCGAACATGATCACGTTCTGCGGGATCCGGTCCGCCGGCACGTACTTCCGGAGCGTGTCGATGCTCAGGTAGCGGGCGCCCTGGTCGATGGAGGTGTCGTCGTCCGTGACGGCGGCGACCTTCAGCTTCGCGGTCTCGCCACCCTTGAAGGCGACGGTGACGGTGTCGCCGACGTGCACGCCGTGCTTCTTGGCGTAGTCGCTGCCGACCGACATGGCGTCCTTGCCGTACGCGGCGGCGAGGTTGCCCTCGGTCGTCGTCCGGCGCAGGTCCTCGGCGTACGTCGGGTCGGCGGCCGTGACCCCGGAGTCGTCGGTCTTGCCGTCCGGCGAGGTCAGGGTGGCGTCGACGCTCTTGTAGTGGGTGACGTGGGCGAGGCCGGGCGTGTCCTCCATGGCCTTCTCCGCCTGCGACACGATCCGCTGCTGCTGGCTCATCACGATGAAGTCCGCGCCGACCGACTTGTCGAGCTCGCTCGTCG containing:
- a CDS encoding HNH endonuclease family protein; the protein is MRRLRGGAATAAAVLGTALLLGGCENVELPAPDGTSGAGPAAGSGRATSPLDNPDGTKPGLAPLTSDADRAEARALIEKVATKGRGPRTGYEREAFGYAWMDSAPGGVPFSRNGCDTRNDLLKRDGQGVRFRSGSDCVVMSMTLDDPYTGRTIEWTKSKATSVQIDHVMPLSYDWQMGASRWPEGKRQDIANDPLNLLPVDGPTNSSKGDSGPASWLPPSKPIRCSYAVRFAQVSLKYEPPVTKADKEMMLRQCGG
- a CDS encoding Rv0909 family putative TA system antitoxin, whose translation is MGIFDRFKSNRHAQGKAGGMSDAAERKVNEKTGNKYESQVDDAQQRIERQAGMDRDKPDQP
- a CDS encoding SCO6745 family protein, translated to MDAGRVRQLWHLLEPLHAVMYYAPEVFEEAAALGYATDERWPSYFPFRAAPLGAVGVESVASAFYSFSPRMVAEHIEPAWKTAGPEAVLRARVTGIDRLYRRLFGDRVDGPGPAELTALVRRAAEAADTAGRPLAAANAALEWPEAPHLQLWHAATILREHRGDGHIAALLVAGLDPVESLVSFAATGAASVERFESRGWSAEEWAAARERLVTRGLVDGNGVATDAGRALRRKVEADTDRLAAAPWQALTVTEVDRLVELLGDFWVAVLSSGLLPSENTLGIGKV
- a CDS encoding TetR/AcrR family transcriptional regulator; protein product: MPQQPARQSQTSPRRPYHHGDLRRAVLTAALDVIASDGPSALSLRDLARRAGVSHAAPAHHFKDRTGLLTAIAAEGFGLLAAALAEAADLRDAGVRYVRFAREHPAHFQVMFTPGLLRADDLELATARTLAGDALRGAVSGVRPEEFGIDARMAGVAAWSLAHGFATLLLSHNLDGPVGDQDPEEAFRALAATLFRHTD
- the mfd gene encoding transcription-repair coupling factor, whose translation is MSLHGLLDAVVKDTALAEAITAAADGNRMHVDLVGPPAARPFAIAALARESGRTVLAVTATGREAEDLAAALRSLLPEQGVVEYPSWETLPHERLSPRSDTVGRRLAVLRRLAHPRPDDPETGPVSVVVAPVRSVLQPQVKGLGDLEPVALRSGQTADLNAVVDALAAAAYARVELVEKRGEFAVRGGILDVFPPTEEHPLRIEFWGDDVEEIRYFKVADQRSLEVAEHGLWAPPCRELLLTDEVRERARVLAEQHPELGELLGKIAEGIAVEGMESLAPVLVDDMELLLDVLPKGSMAVVADPERVRTRAADLVATSQEFLQASWAATAGGGEAPIDVGAASLWSIADVRDRARELDMMWWSVSPFAADDELDADTLKLGMRAPEAYRGDTAKALADTKGWLADGWRTVFVTEGHGPAARTVEVLGGEGVPARLTIDLDEISPSVVHVACGCIDYGFVDPALGLAVLTETDLTGQKAAGREGARMPARRRKTIDPLTLEAGDYIVHEQHGVGRYIEMVQRTVQGATREYLVVEYAPAKRGQPGDRLYIPTDQLEQITKYVGGEAPTLHRLGGADWTKTKARAKKAVKEIAADLIKLYSARMAAPGHAFGGDTPWQRELEDAFPYAETPDQLTTIAEVKEDMEKSVPMDRLICGDVGYGKTEIAVRAAFKAVQDGKQVAVLVPTTLLVQQHFGTFSERYSQFPVNVRALSRFQTDTEARAVLEGLRDGSVDVVIGTHRLFSSETKFKDLGLVIVDEEQRFGVEHKEQLKKLRANVDVLTMSATPIPRTLEMAVTGIREMSTITTPPEERHPVLTFVGPYEEKQIGAAIRRELLREGQVFYIHNRVESIDRAAARLREIVPEARIATAHGQMSEQALEQVVVDFWEKKFDVLVSTTIVESGIDISNANTLIVERGDNFGLSQLHQLRGRVGRGRERGYAYFLYPPEKPLTETAHERLATIAQHTEMGAGMYVAMKDLEIRGAGNLLGGEQSGHIAGVGFDLYVRMVGEAVADYRASLEGGVEEEPPLEVKIELPVDAHVPHDYAPGERLRLQAYRAIASANTEEDVKAVREELVDRYGKLPEPVENLLLVAGLRMLARACGVGEVVLQGNNIRFAPVELRESQELRLKRLYPGTVIKPSVHQVLVPRPKTAKVGGKPLVGRELLGWVGEFLTSVLGS
- a CDS encoding DUF2079 domain-containing protein, which translates into the protein MPTRAAASNQDASSDPAIAVTGPRAGESPVPGAGRWDAWVLAGVLFAGYAIVSVGRYRHLGQRSWDLGIFEQVVRSYAHLQAPVADLKGPGFNILGDHFSPVTVLLAPLYRLFPSSVTLLVAQAALFALSAVPVARAAARLLGRGRGLAVGVSYGLSWGIQEAVDFDFHEICFAVPLIAFALEALLARRWRAALLWALPLVLVKEDLGFTLSALAVVVAWRARGTSPRAARYAAGVAVFGAVAVALTLLVLIPAFNSAGSYDYWNKVGESGGGGPLDGLDTKLRTLGWILIPTTGLLALRSPLLLVALPTVGWRFVSSYPQYWGTDWHYSAVLMPVVALALVDAVHTARNSPLPWLRSYAQHLPAAVAGASLALTTSLPLAAVTETEIYRKPERVTAIERLLDTVPDGASVEANIAPISRLTSRCRVFWVSNTQGVEPDYIALDNSRKRHRDVEAYAGRLHPGVRYTVRGTAYGVVLLERQGG